Proteins encoded in a region of the Clostridium butyricum genome:
- a CDS encoding GDP-mannose 4,6-dehydratase: MVDKFWNNKNVFVTGGTGFLGSYLVKKLVNSGANVTVLVRDYIPKSNMYIGEEYKSINVVSGKLEDYDIFERILGEYEIDTIFHLAAQAIVGVANKNPLGTFSSNIQGTWNVLEAARRSPLVKQIIVASSDKAYGDQEKLPYDENMPLQGKHPYDVSKSCTDLIAQTYYETYKLPVCITRCGNLYGGGDLNFNRIIPQTIQLVLNGEAPVIRSDGSFIRDYFYVEDAVDAYIALAEKVQEYNLGGQAFNFSNEIQLTVLELVDKILNIMGSDLKSVILNQGSNEIKHQYLSAKKARDILGWSPKYTIDEGLRKTVEWYKNFFEKGDTGNAK, translated from the coding sequence ATGGTAGATAAATTTTGGAATAATAAAAATGTTTTTGTAACAGGTGGGACTGGATTTTTAGGAAGTTATTTAGTTAAAAAACTTGTTAACTCTGGGGCTAATGTAACAGTTTTAGTTAGAGATTATATACCAAAATCAAATATGTATATTGGTGAAGAATATAAAAGTATTAATGTAGTTAGTGGTAAATTAGAAGACTACGATATTTTTGAGAGAATATTAGGTGAATATGAAATAGATACTATATTTCATTTAGCAGCTCAGGCTATTGTTGGTGTTGCTAATAAAAATCCATTAGGAACATTTAGCTCTAATATACAAGGAACATGGAATGTACTAGAAGCAGCTAGAAGAAGTCCTTTGGTAAAGCAGATTATAGTGGCATCTAGTGATAAGGCTTATGGAGATCAGGAAAAGCTACCATATGATGAAAATATGCCTCTTCAGGGAAAACATCCTTATGATGTTTCAAAAAGCTGCACTGATTTAATCGCACAAACTTATTATGAAACTTATAAACTACCAGTTTGCATTACTAGATGTGGAAATCTTTATGGTGGCGGTGATTTGAATTTCAATAGAATAATACCACAGACTATTCAGCTTGTTTTAAATGGAGAGGCTCCAGTAATAAGAAGTGATGGAAGTTTTATTAGAGATTATTTTTATGTAGAAGATGCTGTAGATGCATATATTGCTTTAGCAGAAAAGGTTCAAGAATATAATCTTGGAGGACAAGCATTTAATTTTAGTAATGAAATACAGCTTACAGTTTTAGAGTTAGTTGATAAGATTTTAAATATTATGGGAAGTGACTTAAAATCAGTAATATTAAATCAAGGCAGTAATGAGATAAAGCATCAGTATTTATCTGCAAAAAAAGCAAGAGATATATTAGGATGGTCTCCTAAATATACAATCGATGAAGGATTGAGAAAGACTGTAGAATGGTATAAGAATTTTTTTGAAAAAGGAGATACAGGTAATGCAAAGTAG
- the rfbF gene encoding glucose-1-phosphate cytidylyltransferase: protein MKVVILAGGKGIRMSQLTVNTPKPLCEVGGMPILWHIMKIYNQYGLDDFMFLLGYKGEKIKEYFVDYSWKRSSFLLDMESSNIDIYSKPEPWKISFIDTGVETMTGGRIKKAEKYIGNETFMLTYGDGLADINISELLEFHKKQGKIATVTGIYKKSQYGILTVDNGLAKSFEEKKNTEEIINGGFFVFEPEIFNYLDDDSGCVLEQNPLKKLVEDNELSVYIHDGFWTAMDTLNDINNVNKLWNEGKAVWKTW from the coding sequence ATGAAAGTAGTTATTCTTGCTGGAGGCAAAGGCATTAGAATGAGTCAGTTAACTGTTAATACTCCTAAGCCTTTATGTGAAGTTGGAGGAATGCCTATTTTGTGGCATATAATGAAGATTTATAATCAGTATGGATTAGATGATTTTATGTTTCTTTTAGGATATAAAGGAGAAAAAATAAAAGAGTACTTTGTTGATTATAGTTGGAAGCGAAGCAGTTTTCTTTTAGATATGGAAAGTTCAAATATTGATATTTATTCAAAGCCAGAACCATGGAAGATAAGTTTTATAGATACAGGCGTTGAAACAATGACAGGTGGAAGAATAAAAAAGGCTGAAAAGTATATTGGAAATGAAACATTTATGTTGACTTATGGTGATGGATTGGCAGATATAAATATAAGTGAACTTTTAGAATTTCATAAAAAACAAGGAAAGATAGCAACAGTTACAGGCATATACAAAAAGAGTCAATATGGTATTTTAACTGTAGATAATGGATTAGCTAAATCCTTTGAAGAGAAAAAGAACACTGAAGAAATAATAAATGGTGGATTTTTTGTTTTTGAACCTGAAATATTTAATTATTTAGATGATGATTCAGGGTGTGTTTTAGAACAAAATCCTTTAAAGAAATTAGTAGAAGATAATGAGCTATCAGTATATATTCATGATGGTTTCTGGACTGCTATGGATACTTTAAATGATATTAATAATGTAAATAAACTTTGGAATGAAGGAAAGGCAGTGTGGAAAACATGGTAG
- a CDS encoding glycosyltransferase family 2 protein codes for MKASIIIPSYNSKERLYYNLLSLNNQDCDFEIFEVIVVDNGSNDDTLQMLKMFKAKYNLKFKRIEKNSGIAHGRNEAIKMAEGDILIFHDSDMIAPKDFVTKHLNDHKEQNIVVCGISWKRIITFYYEELEKSGTNYELLDYLSEDFKKINKYPTIKKQSIIDGSYMNYSFDLDSDFTKTLKGILNDYRDNLDEYMLSWRLFITNNASVERKRVLDVGMFDEAIVGYGFEDYDLGIRLYKSGSKFIYDEDILSVHQEHPTNIKAAEIGTNTIYICNKYNNIYFIDVILVCMAYATSINLSELNDLVKDINKMLELSYFKPLLNIFLELLQIRRKQFFKEDIYNNYGLIYAKNIDVIKLIKEMYILQNSFGIKYFSQAMLGLINDVYN; via the coding sequence ATGAAAGCGAGTATTATTATCCCATCATATAATTCTAAAGAACGATTGTATTATAATTTGTTGTCTTTAAATAATCAGGATTGTGACTTTGAAATTTTTGAGGTTATAGTAGTAGATAATGGATCTAATGATGATACCTTACAAATGTTAAAAATGTTTAAGGCAAAGTATAATTTAAAATTTAAGAGGATTGAAAAAAACAGTGGTATTGCACATGGTAGAAATGAAGCAATAAAAATGGCAGAAGGAGATATATTAATATTTCATGATAGTGATATGATAGCGCCTAAGGATTTTGTAACTAAACATTTAAATGATCATAAAGAACAAAATATAGTTGTATGTGGAATCTCATGGAAAAGAATTATTACTTTTTACTATGAAGAGTTAGAGAAGAGTGGAACAAATTATGAATTATTGGATTATTTAAGTGAAGATTTTAAAAAAATAAATAAATATCCAACAATAAAAAAACAGTCAATAATTGATGGAAGTTATATGAATTATTCTTTTGATTTAGATAGTGACTTTACTAAAACTTTAAAAGGTATACTGAATGATTATAGAGATAACTTAGATGAGTATATGTTATCTTGGAGATTATTTATAACTAATAATGCTTCAGTAGAACGTAAAAGAGTATTAGATGTTGGAATGTTTGATGAGGCGATAGTTGGATATGGATTTGAAGATTATGATCTAGGAATAAGATTATATAAATCTGGCAGTAAATTTATTTATGATGAAGATATTTTAAGTGTTCATCAAGAACATCCTACAAATATTAAAGCAGCTGAGATTGGTACAAATACGATTTATATTTGCAACAAATATAATAATATATATTTTATTGATGTAATATTAGTCTGTATGGCATATGCAACATCTATTAATCTTTCTGAGCTTAATGACTTGGTTAAGGATATAAATAAAATGTTGGAATTAAGCTATTTTAAACCGCTTTTAAATATATTTTTAGAGTTACTTCAAATACGTAGAAAACAATTTTTCAAAGAAGATATTTATAATAACTATGGTTTAATTTATGCTAAAAATATCGATGTAATTAAATTGATAAAAGAAATGTATATCTTACAGAATTCATTTGGAATCAAATATTTTTCACAAGCTATGCTTGGATTGATAAATGATGTTTATAACTAG
- the rbr gene encoding rubrerythrin: protein MNLKGTKTEKNLFKTFAGECRARTKYDLYAEKARCDGYVWIAEVFEETAKNEYAHARESYKRYLDKINCTKNNLIESAVGESEEANIIYKEFEKVAREEGFEEIADFYKELQEVEESHKERYLDLAKKLKDDKIFKSDEDTLWVCLNCGYIHEGKEAPEKCPLCKYPRAYFKNLDSKICK from the coding sequence ATGAATTTAAAAGGAACAAAAACAGAAAAAAATTTATTTAAGACATTTGCAGGGGAATGTAGAGCTAGAACTAAGTATGATTTATATGCAGAAAAAGCTAGATGTGATGGATATGTGTGGATTGCAGAAGTTTTTGAAGAAACTGCAAAGAATGAATATGCTCATGCAAGAGAATCGTATAAAAGATATTTAGATAAAATTAATTGTACAAAAAATAATCTTATTGAGTCAGCAGTTGGTGAATCAGAGGAAGCTAATATAATATATAAGGAATTTGAAAAGGTTGCAAGAGAAGAAGGATTTGAAGAGATAGCAGATTTTTATAAAGAACTTCAGGAAGTAGAAGAAAGTCATAAAGAAAGATACCTTGATTTAGCAAAGAAACTAAAAGATGATAAAATCTTTAAAAGTGATGAAGATACATTATGGGTTTGTTTAAACTGTGGGTATATTCATGAAGGAAAAGAAGCACCAGAAAAATGTCCTTTATGTAAATACCCTAGAGCTTATTTTAAAAACTTAGATTCTAAGATATGCAAATAG
- the rodA gene encoding rod shape-determining protein RodA: MFRQFKLDRRIFKDIDKTILFSMISIVLYGIFNIYLCTKGGVNAGCATKQFVWLLISLVVLYIFLAVDYSVIMNYVPLFYWGAVLLLIGTTFFGSVVNGARGWIRFGPVSLQASEVAKIGIILMLGKKLDEMDGKINDTKNFFILVFYCAVPVIFILKQPDMGMTMVCFFIVLGIFYVSGLDLKIIGGGLVSLVIGIIVVWNSGFIEQYQKNRLIAFVNPTAYETDTGYHLIQSLTGIGSGGLFGSRPSITSEVAMGYAAQNVPEVHTDFIFAAIAEQWGFIGAMFLLVLYGCMLYKMIAIARTAKDIFGSVICVGIISYFLFAIIQNIGMTISLLPITGITLPLVSYGGSSLLTTILSIGLVLNVGMRRKKIHF, encoded by the coding sequence TTGTTTAGACAATTTAAATTAGATAGAAGAATATTTAAGGATATAGATAAAACAATATTATTTTCAATGATATCAATAGTGTTATATGGAATATTTAACATATACTTATGCACTAAAGGTGGAGTTAATGCTGGATGTGCAACAAAGCAGTTTGTATGGCTTCTGATATCATTAGTTGTATTATATATTTTCTTGGCTGTAGATTATTCTGTAATAATGAATTATGTACCATTGTTTTATTGGGGAGCCGTATTGTTGCTAATAGGAACAACATTTTTTGGATCAGTTGTAAATGGTGCAAGGGGATGGATTAGATTTGGACCTGTTTCATTACAAGCATCAGAAGTTGCAAAGATAGGTATAATACTTATGCTTGGGAAAAAGCTTGATGAAATGGATGGAAAGATAAACGATACAAAAAACTTTTTTATTTTAGTATTTTATTGTGCAGTGCCAGTAATCTTTATATTGAAGCAACCTGATATGGGAATGACAATGGTTTGTTTCTTTATAGTACTTGGAATATTTTATGTATCTGGATTAGATTTAAAGATAATTGGAGGCGGATTAGTTTCTCTTGTTATTGGAATTATAGTAGTATGGAATTCTGGGTTTATTGAACAATATCAGAAAAATAGGCTTATAGCTTTTGTTAATCCTACAGCTTATGAAACAGATACTGGCTATCATTTAATTCAATCACTTACAGGAATAGGATCAGGGGGATTGTTTGGAAGTAGGCCTTCAATAACAAGTGAAGTAGCTATGGGATATGCAGCACAGAATGTTCCAGAAGTACATACAGATTTTATATTTGCAGCAATAGCAGAACAATGGGGATTTATTGGAGCTATGTTTTTGCTTGTTTTATATGGGTGTATGCTATATAAAATGATAGCTATAGCAAGAACAGCTAAGGATATATTCGGTTCAGTAATATGTGTAGGGATTATATCATATTTCTTGTTTGCAATAATACAGAATATAGGTATGACAATTAGTCTGCTTCCAATAACAGGTATTACATTACCACTTGTAAGTTATGGGGGTAGTTCACTCCTTACTACGATTTTATCAATAGGATTAGTACTTAATGTAGGTATGAGAAGAAAGAAAATACATTTCTAA
- a CDS encoding PrkA family serine protein kinase — translation MNFKEFIKTDREKANTQKFEGSFLEYLDIVKEHPEIVQLAHKRLYNMIMDKGVEELKADENPRVRKIYGNEIIRKYGFFKDDFYGIDKVIMKLANYFKSAAMKGEEARQVLYLVGPVGAGKSSIVESLKSAIEDCEPVYALKGCPMHEEPLHLIPKHLRPKFEEMLGVQIEGDLCPVCKYKLMHELNGMYEEFPVERVGFSIRSRKGVGVVPPVDPNNQDTSILTGAIDISKMDLYSEDDPRIFSLNGAFNVGNRGLVEFIEVFKNDVEYLHTIITATQEKSVPSPGKGSMIYFDGVIVAHSNEAEWNKFKSDHTNEAILDRIVKIEVPYCLELDEEVKIYQKILRKSNFKAHIAPHTIEVAAMFAILSRLTPSAKADSMTKLKIYNGDEIVEKGTTKKIDITELREEAGQYEGMKGISTRFIIKTIDNALAESEYDCINPLSVMENIIKSVKDMDIASDDKKRYLGFIQDTIRKEYNKILEREITKAFIHSFREQAESLFNNYIDNAEAYVNKTKIKDVSTGEELNPDEDFMRSIEEQIGVYAASAKGFRSDVTSYMFYIIRKGGKLDYTSYEPLKEAIEKKLTESVKDLSRIITKSKVRDKEQAEKYNSMVEEMKRNGYCIHCCDVILKYAANNLWRD, via the coding sequence ATGAATTTTAAGGAATTTATAAAAACTGACAGAGAGAAGGCTAATACACAGAAATTTGAAGGGTCTTTTTTAGAATATCTTGATATTGTTAAGGAACATCCTGAAATTGTTCAATTAGCTCACAAGAGACTTTATAACATGATTATGGATAAGGGTGTTGAAGAACTAAAAGCGGATGAAAATCCAAGAGTAAGAAAAATTTATGGAAACGAGATTATTAGGAAATATGGTTTCTTCAAAGATGATTTCTATGGTATTGATAAAGTTATTATGAAATTAGCTAATTACTTTAAGTCTGCCGCTATGAAAGGTGAAGAAGCAAGACAAGTATTATATTTAGTAGGTCCAGTTGGTGCTGGTAAATCATCTATAGTTGAAAGTTTAAAATCAGCAATTGAGGATTGTGAACCTGTATATGCATTAAAGGGATGTCCTATGCATGAAGAGCCACTTCATCTTATTCCAAAGCATTTAAGACCAAAATTCGAAGAAATGCTAGGTGTTCAGATTGAAGGTGATTTATGTCCAGTATGTAAATACAAATTAATGCATGAACTTAATGGTATGTATGAAGAATTTCCAGTTGAAAGAGTAGGTTTTTCAATTAGATCAAGAAAAGGTGTTGGCGTAGTTCCACCAGTTGATCCTAACAATCAAGATACTTCAATACTAACAGGGGCAATCGATATTTCCAAAATGGATTTATATTCAGAAGATGACCCAAGAATTTTTTCTTTAAATGGTGCTTTTAATGTTGGTAATAGAGGCCTTGTTGAATTTATAGAAGTATTCAAAAACGATGTTGAGTATCTTCATACAATTATTACAGCAACACAGGAAAAGTCCGTACCATCGCCTGGTAAAGGATCAATGATTTATTTTGATGGTGTTATTGTTGCTCACTCAAATGAGGCTGAATGGAACAAGTTTAAATCTGATCATACAAATGAAGCTATTTTAGATAGAATAGTAAAAATTGAAGTTCCTTACTGCTTAGAGCTTGATGAGGAAGTTAAGATATATCAGAAGATTTTAAGGAAGAGTAATTTTAAAGCTCATATTGCACCACATACAATTGAAGTTGCAGCAATGTTTGCAATTCTTTCAAGACTTACACCATCTGCTAAAGCTGATAGTATGACCAAGCTTAAGATTTATAATGGTGATGAAATTGTTGAAAAAGGTACAACAAAGAAAATTGATATCACTGAACTTAGGGAAGAAGCAGGACAATATGAAGGTATGAAGGGTATTAGTACAAGATTTATAATAAAGACTATAGATAATGCTCTTGCAGAATCAGAATATGACTGTATAAATCCTTTAAGTGTAATGGAAAATATAATTAAATCAGTTAAAGATATGGATATTGCTAGTGATGATAAGAAGAGGTATTTAGGATTTATCCAAGATACTATCAGAAAGGAATATAATAAGATTCTTGAAAGAGAAATAACAAAAGCATTTATACATTCATTCAGAGAACAGGCTGAAAGTTTATTTAATAATTATATAGATAATGCAGAAGCCTATGTTAATAAGACAAAGATTAAAGATGTTTCAACAGGTGAAGAGCTTAATCCTGATGAAGATTTCATGAGAAGTATAGAAGAACAGATTGGTGTTTATGCAGCATCTGCTAAGGGATTTAGATCTGATGTAACTTCTTATATGTTCTATATTATAAGAAAAGGTGGTAAATTAGATTATACTTCTTATGAGCCATTAAAAGAAGCTATAGAAAAGAAATTAACTGAATCAGTTAAGGATTTATCTAGAATCATTACAAAATCTAAAGTAAGAGATAAGGAACAAGCAGAAAAATATAATTCTATGGTTGAAGAAATGAAGAGAAATGGATATTGTATTCACTGCTGTGATGTTATATTAAAATATGCAGCTAATAACTTATGGAGAGACTAA
- a CDS encoding peptidylprolyl isomerase has translation MKRFIKVMIAVMCMIPVLLMGCGVSQDSKENKESQSISDEGTDNNATASTENLPIATIEVDGFGTIKAELYPEIAPNTVNNFIYLANSGFYDNLTFHRIIKDFMIQGGDPNGNGTGGPGYSIEGEFTSNGTANSLKHTEGVLSMARSQDPNSAGSQFFIMTKAASHLDGEYAAFGKVISGMDIVHEIENVKTGSNDKPKEDVVIKSIKVDTKGADYPEPEKH, from the coding sequence ATGAAAAGGTTTATAAAAGTTATGATAGCTGTTATGTGTATGATACCTGTACTTCTTATGGGATGTGGTGTTTCACAAGACAGCAAAGAAAACAAGGAAAGTCAGTCTATATCAGATGAAGGTACAGACAACAATGCTACAGCATCAACTGAAAATTTACCAATAGCAACTATAGAAGTTGATGGATTTGGAACAATAAAGGCTGAATTATATCCTGAAATCGCACCAAATACAGTAAATAACTTTATTTACTTAGCCAATAGTGGATTTTACGATAATTTAACTTTTCATAGAATTATAAAAGATTTTATGATTCAAGGTGGAGATCCTAACGGAAATGGAACTGGAGGTCCTGGGTATAGTATAGAAGGGGAATTCACTTCTAATGGAACTGCAAATAGTTTGAAACATACTGAAGGTGTACTATCAATGGCAAGATCTCAAGATCCTAATAGTGCAGGAAGTCAGTTCTTTATCATGACAAAGGCAGCTTCTCATCTTGATGGGGAATATGCAGCTTTTGGAAAAGTAATAAGTGGTATGGATATAGTACATGAAATAGAAAATGTAAAAACTGGTTCAAATGATAAACCTAAAGAAGATGTTGTGATTAAGTCAATAAAAGTAGATACAAAGGGTGCTGATTATCCAGAACCTGAAAAACATTAA
- a CDS encoding YeaH/YhbH family protein encodes MAIFRDYTSNPVDHDRSIEDRRRHRQLVEKSIKENLGDILSEESIVGESKNKKFKIPIKGIKEYQFVYGRNSKGVATGVGDEQRGDKIGNGKKQLAQGNQGAGNDEGDDVYETEITLEELMDYISEDLNLPNLDQKKYSEIITETTGKKRGYQTHGIRPRLAKKKTVMSKIARKQGKKRALHELKEDTELERFPFREEDLRYYRVKMKPRRDSNAVMIFIMDASGSMDTTKKYLARSYFFVLASFLKRKYNNIAFEFIYHTTVAKRVDEYEFFHKSESGGTYISSGINEALKVIEDKYPAAVWNIYPIYASDGDNWSEDNEKAITAVKKICEISNMFGYAELLPSTYTTTMYHKFKKEITNENFVPVIIKEKKDLWDALKTMLRKELKEE; translated from the coding sequence ATGGCTATATTTAGAGACTATACAAGCAATCCAGTTGATCATGATAGATCCATAGAAGATAGAAGGAGACATAGACAACTTGTTGAAAAATCAATTAAAGAAAATCTAGGAGATATACTATCAGAAGAAAGTATTGTAGGTGAAAGTAAAAATAAGAAATTTAAAATTCCTATTAAAGGAATTAAAGAATATCAGTTTGTTTATGGACGAAACTCAAAGGGCGTAGCCACTGGAGTTGGAGATGAACAAAGAGGAGATAAAATAGGTAATGGTAAAAAGCAACTTGCCCAAGGAAATCAAGGAGCAGGTAATGATGAAGGTGATGATGTTTACGAAACTGAAATCACTCTTGAAGAGTTAATGGATTATATTTCGGAAGATTTAAATCTTCCGAACCTTGATCAAAAGAAGTATTCTGAAATAATTACTGAAACTACTGGTAAGAAACGTGGTTATCAGACTCATGGAATAAGGCCTCGTCTTGCAAAGAAAAAGACTGTTATGAGTAAAATAGCAAGAAAACAAGGAAAAAAGAGAGCCCTTCATGAACTTAAAGAGGATACTGAACTTGAAAGATTCCCATTTAGAGAAGAAGATTTAAGATATTATAGAGTAAAAATGAAACCAAGAAGAGATAGTAATGCAGTTATGATATTTATAATGGATGCATCAGGTTCAATGGATACGACTAAAAAGTATCTTGCACGATCTTATTTCTTCGTCCTTGCATCATTTTTAAAGAGAAAGTATAACAATATTGCATTTGAATTTATATATCATACAACTGTAGCTAAAAGGGTAGATGAGTATGAATTTTTCCATAAGTCTGAATCAGGAGGTACCTATATTTCAAGTGGTATAAATGAGGCACTGAAAGTTATTGAAGATAAATATCCTGCAGCCGTATGGAATATATATCCTATATACGCTAGTGATGGAGATAACTGGTCAGAGGATAATGAAAAGGCTATTACTGCAGTTAAAAAGATATGTGAGATAAGCAATATGTTTGGATATGCAGAACTTCTTCCATCCACATATACAACTACAATGTATCATAAATTCAAGAAGGAAATTACAAATGAAAATTTTGTACCAGTAATAATAAAGGAAAAGAAGGATTTATGGGATGCGCTTAAGACAATGCTAAGGAAGGAGTTAAAGGAGGAATAA
- a CDS encoding SpoVR family protein — protein sequence MKYSISDLEKWNSEIEEKVKEYGLDFYPQEFEIIGFNEMIGYEAYVGMPSRYPHWSFGKSYEKSKTLYSLNLTGLPYEMVINSDPCLAYLMKDNTLLLQILTMAHVYGHNDFFKNNRLFKQGTKAEYTLEMFNLDAKIIRDYIDDPSIGYTKVERILDAAHAIRFHVGRSVGVKELSNSEIQNNIIKEYESKRENRGILDSHVEIELPNLDKIPLEPVDDVMGFIIEYGNLAEWERTVLRIVKREAQYFIPQVETKIMNEGWASYTHYNILKQLDLPQELHLEFLKRHNDVIAPAIGGLNPYYVGFKIFEDLDKKYGKEKIFEVREVDRDASFLRRYLTRELCEELNLFQYNHRTFDTIIEEISDEDGWKVIRDTLSYTAGMGGIPYVRVIDLNKKDNTLTLENIFDGRALDLSYAKETLKYIQELWGYDVKLITKGTDKQEIVIKCDQDKKLTIL from the coding sequence GTGAAGTATAGTATTAGTGACTTAGAAAAATGGAATTCAGAAATAGAGGAAAAAGTTAAGGAATACGGACTTGACTTTTATCCTCAGGAATTTGAAATAATAGGCTTTAATGAAATGATTGGATATGAAGCTTATGTAGGAATGCCATCAAGATATCCTCATTGGAGTTTTGGTAAATCCTATGAAAAAAGTAAAACTCTTTATTCCTTAAATCTTACAGGTCTTCCTTATGAAATGGTAATTAACTCAGATCCATGTCTTGCATATCTTATGAAGGATAATACTTTATTATTGCAGATTCTTACCATGGCTCATGTATATGGTCATAATGATTTCTTTAAAAATAATAGATTGTTCAAACAAGGTACAAAGGCGGAGTATACGCTAGAAATGTTTAACCTTGATGCGAAAATAATACGTGATTATATTGATGATCCAAGCATAGGTTATACTAAAGTTGAAAGAATTCTTGATGCAGCTCATGCTATAAGATTCCATGTAGGAAGAAGTGTAGGAGTAAAAGAATTATCCAATAGTGAAATACAAAATAATATTATTAAAGAATATGAAAGTAAAAGGGAAAACAGAGGCATATTAGATTCTCATGTTGAAATAGAGCTTCCGAATTTAGATAAAATTCCATTAGAACCTGTTGATGATGTTATGGGATTTATAATAGAATACGGAAATCTAGCGGAATGGGAAAGGACAGTATTAAGAATAGTTAAAAGAGAAGCTCAATACTTTATTCCTCAAGTTGAAACTAAAATAATGAATGAAGGATGGGCAAGTTATACTCATTACAATATATTAAAACAATTAGATCTTCCACAAGAACTTCATCTTGAATTTTTGAAGAGGCACAATGATGTTATAGCTCCAGCTATAGGCGGTTTAAATCCATATTATGTAGGTTTTAAAATATTCGAAGATTTAGATAAGAAGTATGGAAAAGAAAAGATTTTTGAAGTTAGGGAAGTTGATAGAGATGCTTCATTTTTGAGAAGGTATTTAACAAGGGAACTTTGTGAGGAATTAAATTTATTCCAGTATAATCATAGGACATTTGATACAATAATTGAAGAAATATCAGATGAAGATGGTTGGAAGGTTATTAGAGATACCTTGAGTTATACAGCTGGAATGGGTGGAATACCTTATGTACGAGTTATTGATTTAAATAAGAAAGATAATACTTTGACTTTGGAAAATATATTTGATGGAAGGGCTTTAGACCTGTCATACGCAAAGGAAACATTGAAATATATACAAGAACTTTGGGGATATGATGTAAAATTAATTACCAAAGGTACAGACAAACAAGAAATTGTGATTAAATGTGATCAAGATAAAAAATTAACTATATTATAA
- a CDS encoding putative nucleotide-diphospho-sugar transferase — translation MKKYHFSMILSEFHLFKVLPMYVSLCKYCDDFELFILAMNDSVDKVLNKIGFEDITVVKLEELEKSNTNLTIAKSNRTFHEYCWTLKPVFLEYIINKYSDAVYYAHVDADLFFFSNIDSIFNENSNASIFLTDHRNSEEFMHYYELSGQFNTGFVGFRNTDEGKAAIKLWRDRCLKRCTAEYDTINKTFGDQRYVEDWIDIFKDVHVVKSIGANVAFWNVKNYEFSKVDDLIYVNNKPLIFYHFCALVTLGPKEVELCSVYTIKDRELLNLVCEPYIKYLSYGINELKKEFPWFNSGFVDKNNISEFKNYRII, via the coding sequence ATGAAAAAATATCATTTTTCAATGATTTTATCAGAGTTTCATTTATTTAAAGTTTTGCCTATGTATGTTTCTTTATGTAAGTATTGTGATGATTTTGAGTTATTTATTTTAGCAATGAATGATTCTGTTGATAAAGTATTGAATAAAATAGGGTTTGAAGATATTACTGTAGTAAAATTAGAAGAGTTAGAAAAAAGCAATACTAATCTTACTATAGCTAAATCTAATAGAACATTTCATGAATATTGTTGGACTTTAAAGCCAGTGTTTTTAGAATATATTATTAATAAATATAGTGATGCAGTGTACTATGCTCATGTAGATGCAGATTTATTCTTTTTTTCTAATATAGATTCTATTTTTAATGAAAATTCTAATGCATCAATTTTTCTAACAGATCATAGAAATTCTGAAGAATTTATGCATTACTATGAATTAAGTGGACAGTTTAATACTGGATTTGTTGGATTCAGAAATACCGATGAAGGAAAAGCAGCTATAAAACTTTGGAGAGATCGTTGTTTAAAAAGATGTACTGCAGAATATGATACTATTAACAAAACATTTGGTGATCAAAGATATGTTGAAGATTGGATTGATATATTTAAAGATGTTCATGTGGTAAAATCTATTGGTGCAAATGTAGCATTTTGGAATGTAAAAAATTATGAGTTTTCTAAAGTAGATGACTTGATTTATGTAAATAATAAGCCATTAATATTTTATCATTTTTGTGCGCTTGTAACTTTAGGACCTAAAGAAGTAGAATTATGTTCAGTGTACACTATAAAAGATAGAGAACTCTTAAATTTAGTATGTGAACCATATATTAAATATTTATCATACGGGATTAATGAACTTAAAAAGGAATTTCCGTGGTTTAATTCAGGATTTGTTGATAAAAATAATATTAGTGAATTTAAGAATTATAGAATTATATAG